The Stigmatella aurantiaca DW4/3-1 genome contains the following window.
CCATGGGTTTGAGGGCCTCGGCGGCGCTCAGCACCCGGTCCGCGTCGGTTTCCGCGAACAGGTGGATGGCCTCTCCCTCGACCCGCAGCCGCTCGGCGCGCATCTTCGTCTGCCGCAGGCTCTCTTCGCCCGACACGTAGAGCACCGGTCCATGGCGGGCCAGCCGATCCAGCGCGGCCAGCAGCAGGGTGGACTTGCCAATGCCCGGGTCTCCCCCCAGCAGCACCAGCGAGCCTCCCACCACGCCCCCTCCGAGGACCCGGTCGAACTCGGCGATGCCCGTGCGCCGCCGCGCCTCGACCTCTCCGCTCACATCCTTGAGGAGGACGGGCTTGGTGGACCCGCCCGAGGCGCCCCAGGCGGGGCGCTTCTCGTCGGGTTTGGCCTCCGACTCCTCCAGCAGCGAACTCCATGCTCCACAGTCAGGACATTTCCCGAGCCACTTCGCCGTCTGGTACCCGCACGCCTGACAGGAGTAATGGGTCTTTGCCTTCGCCATGAGGGGGTTCTCTATCGCGCCCGGCTGACGTTTCCCCGCCTCATTTGACCGTGAGGCCGTTGCGCGAGGCCGGTATCGCCCGGAGAGCAGGCAGCCAGGCAGCGCCCGCACAGGGATGGAATGGCCACATGTTGCCCCCGGGGGAGGGCCACCCCAACTTGCCCCCAACAACGAACAACGCCGCACACCGCGGCGCTCCTCGAACGGGGGATTCTCTCATGAGTATTATCGCGTTTCTGGTGATTGGTCTTCTGGCGGGGTTGCTTGCGCGTGCTCTCATGCCGGGCAATCAGTCCATGGGGCTTCTGGCCACCACGCTGTTGGGGATCGCGGGCTCTTTCGTGGGCGGCTTCATCGGCTCGTTCTTCAACAGCGACGGCCGCATTCTGGATCTGCACCCCTCGGGGCTGATCTTCTCGGTGATTGGCGCGATGGTGTTGCTGCTGCTGGTGGGATTCGCGGGCCGCAGCAGGCGTGTCCGCATCTAGCGGGGTTCCCTGCCGCACGGGGGGCGAGGGCCGGTATCCCAGAAACCTGGGTCCGGCCCTCCTGCTTTTCCACCCCTTTTTTCTCCTCCAAGGGCTGGAAACCTGTCAACCCGGAGCCGGCTCGGCGTTGACAAGTTCCCGGCGTCCGCGCAGGTTGGGCCCCTCTTCATCCTTCGAGGAGCCCATGTCCGACGCCGCCGAGTCCTTCCACGGCCACGCCCACTTCGCCGCGCCTCCACCGGAGCTCACGGTCCGCCACGACTGGACGCTGGAGGAAGTGCGCGCCCTCTACACGCTGCCGTTGCTGGAACTGGTGCACAAGGCGCAGACCGTGCACCGGGCAGTGTTCCAGGACAACAAGGTGCAGCTCTGCTCGCTGCTGTCCATCAAGACAGGGGGGTGTTCCGAGGACTGCTCCTATTGCCCCCAGGCCGCGCGCTACAAGACGGGCGTCAAGGCCGAGAAGCTGATGGCCGTGCAAGAGGTGCTGGAGGCCGCTGGCAAGGCCCGCGCCGCTGGGGCCACCCGCTTCTGCATGGGCGCTGCCTGGCGCGAGGTGAAGGACGGTCCCCAGTTCGACAGCGTCCTGGAGATGGTCAAGGGCGTGAAGGCCCTGGGCATGGAGGCTTGTGCCACGCTGGGAATGCTCACCGAGAGCCAGGCCCAGCGCCTGCGCTCCGCGGGCCTGTCCGCTTACAACCACAACCTGGACACGTCCGCCGAGCACTACGGGGACATCATCTCCACGCGCACCTACGAGGATCGGCTCAACACCCTGGAGCGTGTGCGCCGGGCGGGCATCTCCGTGTGCTCGGGGGGCATCATCGGCCTGGGGGAGTCCCTGGAAGATCGCTGCAAGCTGCTCCTCACCCTGGCCAACCAGGAGGTCCACCCCGAGTCCGTGCCCATCAACGCGCTGGTCGCCGTGGAGGGCACGCCGTTGGCCGGGCAGAAGCGCGTGGAGACCGTGGAGATGGTTCGCACCATCGCCACCGCGCGCCTGCTCATGCCCCTGGCCATGGTGCGGCTGTCGGCGGGCCGCATGCAGATGAATGAAGAGGCGCAGCTTCTGTGCATGCTCGCGGGGGCCAACTCGCTCTTCTTCGGCGAGAAGCTGCTCACCACGGGCAACCCCGAGTACACCCGCGACATGGCCTTGCTGGAAAAGGCCGGCATCCAGCCCCTCGCGCCGGATGTGTCACGCGAGTGAGCCTCTCGCCTGAGTCGGATTCCCTGCCGGCAGGGGCGGGGACGGCCACGGCCTGGGCCCAGGAGGACCTGGAGACCCTGGCGGCGCGAGGGCTGCGCCGCTCCCTGGAGCCGCTGGAGTCCGCCCAGGGCGCGCTGGTGCGCGTGGGCGGAGAAGTGCTCATCAACTTCTCTTCCAACGATTACCTGGGCCTGGCCGCTTCGCCCACGCTGCGCGCCGCCGCCGCCGCCGCCCTCGAGCAGTACGGTGTGGGCACCGGCGCCAGCCGTCTGGTGGTGGGGGATACCGTGGCCCATCGGCGCCTGGAGGCCCGGCTGGCCGCCTTTGAGCGTTCCGAGGCCGTCCTCCTCTTCAACACCGGCTTCGCCGCCAACACGGGCATCCTCCCGGCCCTGGTGGGCTCCGGGGATGCCGTCTTCTCCGACGCCCTCAACCATGCCTCCCTTGTGGATGGCTGCCGGCTGTCCCGCGCCCGCGTCGTCGTTTACCCCCACGCGGAGGTCGAGGCCCTGGCCCGGGCGCTGGAGGAGACGCCCGCGCGCCGCAAGCTCGTCGTCACCGACACGGTCTTTTCCATGGATGGCGACCATGCCCCGCTGGCCGAGCTGGTGTCCCTCTGCCGGGAGCGGGGGGCCGCGCTGATGGTGGACGAGGCCCACGCCACCGGTGTGCTGGGGCCCCGTGGGGCCGGGCTGTGCGAGGAACTGGGCTTGAGCGAGCAGGTGGACCTGCGCATGGGGACCTTGAGCAAGGCGTTCGGAGGCATGGGAGCCTACGTGGCCACCTCGCGCCCCGTGGCGGAGCTGCTCCTCAACCGGGCCCGCCCCTTCATCTTCTCCACCTCGTTGCCCGCCGCCCTCTGTGCCGCCGCCGAGGCCGCCGTGGACGTGGTGGAGGGGGATGAGCCCCTGCGGGAGCGGCTCTGGCGCAACATCCGCCGCTTCTCGGCGGGTCTCCGGGCCCTGGGGTTTCCCGCCGAGGCCCGCAGTGCCATTTTTCCCGTCATCCTCGGCGAGCCGGCGCGCGCGCTGGACGCCGCCCGGCACTGCCGGGAGCGGGGCTTGCTGGTGAAGGCCATCCGTCCGCCCACCGTTCCCGAAGGCACCAGCCGCTTGCGCTTCTGCCTCTCCGCCGCGCACACCGAGGGGCACATTGATGCCGCGCTGGAGGTTCTGCGCGGCTTGCGAGGCGTCCGTGGCTAAGCCCTTCCAGCTCTTCGTGACGGGGACGGACACCGGGGTGGGGAAGACGCAGGCCTCGTGCGCCTTGTTGTCCCTGCTCGCTGACGCGGGGCTGGAGCCCCAGGGCTTCAAACCCTACGAGAGTGGCTGTGAGCGGTTGTCCGCGCCGGCGGACACCCTGGCCCTGCGCGCGGCGGCCCGGAGCCAGTGGCCCGTGGAGCAGCTCTGTCCGCACCGTTTCCGGGCCCCGCTGGCCCCGGGAATCGCCGCGCGCCGCCTGGGACGGGAACCCCGATGGGACACCACCCTGGCCGCCTGGGAGCGCCTGCGCCACGGTTCGGTCATCGTCGAGGGGGCGGGCGGTCTTTTTGTTCCCATCGACTCCCAGCGGGACATCATCGACCTGATTGCCGCGCTGCGTCTGCCCGTGCTGCTGGTGGCCCGTGCGGGCCTGGGCACCCTCAACCATACAGCCCTGTCGCTGCGGGCCCTGGCCGAGCGGAACGTGAAGGTGAGCGCGGTTTTGCTGAGCCGCGCGACTCCCGCCAGAGACCCTTCCGAGCGTGACAACCGCCTGTGGCTGGAGGAGCGCCACGGCCTCCAGGTGCTCGGTCCGGTGCCCTTCCTGAAGGACCCCCGGCGGCGCCACGCCGCTTTCCGCGCGGCCCTGGGTCCATTGGTGCCTCATCGCGTGCGAGGCCGGTAAATCGGCCTCCCGCGCGTTTGGAGTGCTACAGGCCGCGCAAGTTTTCGTGTGTCGTGGCCGTGAAATGGACGGGTGTTTTGATCTGCGCGAGAACCCCTCTCGCGAATGGGCGACATCATCGACCTCACGCTCCTGACGGACGTCAGGCGCTACTTCCAGAAACTCCTCGAAGCGCGCGGGCTTCCCTACTTCCTCCAGAAGGAGAGCAAGAGGCTCTTCCAGATCGAGCCAGCCCGGGTCGAACTTGTCCTCCGGACCGCACTCCGGATGAGAGATCCTGCCCTGCCGAAGCCTCCCCCCCAGGCGATCGAGCACTGCCGCCAGGAGATCCGCCGGGAGCTGATCCGCCGCGTCGCCAATGCGATGCTGCAGACGGGGCTGTGAGCGGGTTCTCCTCGCGCACCGGCTTCTCCCGGACGTGGAATGCCCTGTCCCAGGCCCTGGCCCAGCGCCAGGCCCAGGGGCTGCCCTGGATCGACCTCACCGTGAGCAACCCGGCCCGCGTGGGACTGTCCACGTTGGACCCAGGTCTGCTGGCCACTCCAGGGGCGCTCACCTACGAACCCGACCCCCTGGGCCTGCGCTCCGCGCGAGAGGCCGTGGTGGCCTACCTGGCCTCGCGGGGGGCGGCCATCCATGCGGAGCACCTGCTCCTGTCGGCGAGCACGAGCGAGGCCTACGCGTGGCTCTTCAAGCTGCTGTGCGAGCCGGGGGACAATGTGCTCGTTCCGGCGCCCAGCTACCCCCTCTTCGAGCACCTCGCCCGCCTGGAAGGCGTGGAGGTGAAGCCCTACCGCCTGCCCCGGGCACATGGCTTTGGCCTGGACGTGGGCGCGGTGGCGGCCGCCCGGGACGCCCGCAGCCGGGCGGTGCTCGTCGTCAACCCGGGCAACCCCACGGGCCACTTTCTCCACGAAGGCGAGCTGACAGCCCTGGCGGGCCTGTGCGCGGAGACCGGGCTGGCGTTGCTCTCCGATGAGGTGTTCTCGGACTTCGCCTGGGCGCCGGAGCCGGACCGGGTGCCCACGGTGGCCGGCCGGCCGCTGCCCATGCTCACCTTCAGCCTTTCGGGGCTCTCCAAAGTCGCGGGACTGCCTAGCCTCAAGCTGGGCTGGACGCACGTGGGAGGGCCCCCAGAGAGACGGGACGAGGCGCTGGCGCGGTTGGAGTGGGTGGCGGACACCTTCCTCTCCGTGGGCACGCCGGTCCAGCGGGCGCTTCCCGCGATCCTGGCGCAGCATGTGCCGCGATTCCAGACGGCGTTGCTGGAGCGGGTGAGAGAGAACCGGCGCCAACTGGTGTCGGCCCGTCCGCGCGGTGCCTCCTGGGACGTGGTCCCCGCGCATGGTGGGTGGAGCGCGGTGCTGCGCATTCCCCTGGCGCCCGGCGAGGAGGCCATGTGTCTGGCGCTCCTCGATGCGGGGGTGGGGGTGCAGCCGGGCTACTTCTACGACTTCGCGGGCGGCGCCTTCTTGGTGCTCTCCCTCTTGCCCCCGCCAGAGGTATTCCGTACCGCGCTGGGCACGCTCACCGCCGTGCTGGCGGGGTAGGGGCGCAGAGCGCCACCGGGGAGCCGTGGGCGAACGTCAGTTCGCATCGATGATTTTGATGGTGACGAAGTTGGAGCCCTGCACCTGCCACAACTCGATGGGAGAGGGGGCCTCGCCCGCTTCATCGAACTGGAGGTTGCCACTGGCCCCGACGACGTTGATGTCGATGCCGCTGGCCAGCTTTCCCGAGAGCTCGCCGAATGTGCTGGAGGTCATCTCGACCGCTGTCCCCGGGCTCGACACATGAGTGAGTCCCTCCGCCATTTTCAGCCCCGTGACTTGGCCCGCCTGCCCCTGGGCGTAGGCCACCGCCAGTCCGAGGAGATACATGGAATCATAGCTGTGCGAGGTGAAGGAGTAGTTGGACGGATCCACGCCGTCGTACTGAGATTTGAACCGGGACTGGAAGGCCTTGAAGGCCTGGCCCGCGCCCTGGGCTGGCGCCGTGCCGAAGGAGTTCTGGATGGCGGCAAGCACCGTGGGGTCATCCAGGAGCGCTGCGTCCTTGACGCTGT
Protein-coding sequences here:
- the bioF gene encoding 8-amino-7-oxononanoate synthase, producing MSLSPESDSLPAGAGTATAWAQEDLETLAARGLRRSLEPLESAQGALVRVGGEVLINFSSNDYLGLAASPTLRAAAAAALEQYGVGTGASRLVVGDTVAHRRLEARLAAFERSEAVLLFNTGFAANTGILPALVGSGDAVFSDALNHASLVDGCRLSRARVVVYPHAEVEALARALEETPARRKLVVTDTVFSMDGDHAPLAELVSLCRERGAALMVDEAHATGVLGPRGAGLCEELGLSEQVDLRMGTLSKAFGGMGAYVATSRPVAELLLNRARPFIFSTSLPAALCAAAEAAVDVVEGDEPLRERLWRNIRRFSAGLRALGFPAEARSAIFPVILGEPARALDAARHCRERGLLVKAIRPPTVPEGTSRLRFCLSAAHTEGHIDAALEVLRGLRGVRG
- the bioD gene encoding dethiobiotin synthase, with the protein product MPRWRFCAACEASVAKPFQLFVTGTDTGVGKTQASCALLSLLADAGLEPQGFKPYESGCERLSAPADTLALRAAARSQWPVEQLCPHRFRAPLAPGIAARRLGREPRWDTTLAAWERLRHGSVIVEGAGGLFVPIDSQRDIIDLIAALRLPVLLVARAGLGTLNHTALSLRALAERNVKVSAVLLSRATPARDPSERDNRLWLEERHGLQVLGPVPFLKDPRRRHAAFRAALGPLVPHRVRGR
- a CDS encoding GlsB/YeaQ/YmgE family stress response membrane protein, whose amino-acid sequence is MSIIAFLVIGLLAGLLARALMPGNQSMGLLATTLLGIAGSFVGGFIGSFFNSDGRILDLHPSGLIFSVIGAMVLLLLVGFAGRSRRVRI
- a CDS encoding pyridoxal phosphate-dependent aminotransferase, producing MSGFSSRTGFSRTWNALSQALAQRQAQGLPWIDLTVSNPARVGLSTLDPGLLATPGALTYEPDPLGLRSAREAVVAYLASRGAAIHAEHLLLSASTSEAYAWLFKLLCEPGDNVLVPAPSYPLFEHLARLEGVEVKPYRLPRAHGFGLDVGAVAAARDARSRAVLVVNPGNPTGHFLHEGELTALAGLCAETGLALLSDEVFSDFAWAPEPDRVPTVAGRPLPMLTFSLSGLSKVAGLPSLKLGWTHVGGPPERRDEALARLEWVADTFLSVGTPVQRALPAILAQHVPRFQTALLERVRENRRQLVSARPRGASWDVVPAHGGWSAVLRIPLAPGEEAMCLALLDAGVGVQPGYFYDFAGGAFLVLSLLPPPEVFRTALGTLTAVLAG
- the bioB gene encoding biotin synthase BioB; this encodes MSDAAESFHGHAHFAAPPPELTVRHDWTLEEVRALYTLPLLELVHKAQTVHRAVFQDNKVQLCSLLSIKTGGCSEDCSYCPQAARYKTGVKAEKLMAVQEVLEAAGKARAAGATRFCMGAAWREVKDGPQFDSVLEMVKGVKALGMEACATLGMLTESQAQRLRSAGLSAYNHNLDTSAEHYGDIISTRTYEDRLNTLERVRRAGISVCSGGIIGLGESLEDRCKLLLTLANQEVHPESVPINALVAVEGTPLAGQKRVETVEMVRTIATARLLMPLAMVRLSAGRMQMNEEAQLLCMLAGANSLFFGEKLLTTGNPEYTRDMALLEKAGIQPLAPDVSRE